GTCTACGCGCTCGGAACCATCGGCAGCATCGTCGGCTCCGGCGCGACGACGTTCCTGCTGATCCCGCTGCTGTCGATCGGCCAGATCGCGCTCCTGTTCGGGTTCATGCTCGTCGCGACCGCGCTGGCCATCGAGGCACCGTCGCTCCCGCGGAAGCCGACGGCCGCGTCGGTCGTCGTCGCGGCCCTGCTCGTCGTCGCCGCCGGCGGCGGCCCCGTCGCACTCGACTACCGCGGCGACGTCGTCTACGAGACCACCACCTCCTACCAGCAGCAACTCGAGGTCGTCGACGACGGCGACGTGCGGACGATGTACTTGGACGACGCCCGCCACAGTGCGATGGACCTCGAGGATCCCGACCGGCACGTCTTCACCTACACGAAGTACTTCCACCTCCCGATGCTCATGGCCGACGACCCCGACGAGATCGATCGCGTGCTGTTCATCGGCGGCGGCGGATACACGGGGCCACAGGACTTCGAGGAGCGCTACGACGTGACTGTCGACGTCGTCGAGATCGATCCGACGGTCACGGACGCCGCGAAGGAGTACTTCGGCCTCGAGGAGAGCGAGAACCTGACGGTCCACACGGGCGACGGCCGCCAGTACCTCGAGCGGACCGACGAGACCTACGATCTGATCGTCCTCGACGCCTACCAGAAGGATCAGGTCCCGTTCCACCTGACGACTGAAGAGTTCATGACCCTGGCATCGGAGCGGCTGACCGACGACGGCATGCTGTACGCGAACGTCATCTCGGCACCCAGCGGCTCCGCCGGCGCGTTCTACCGCGCTCAGTACCGGACGATGGAGCGGGTCTTCCCCGAGGTCTACAGCTTCCGAACCTCGGAGCGCGAATCGATCCAGAACATCGAGGTCGTCGCCACGAAGAACGCCACCGAGCTTTCGACCGGAGAACTCCAGCAGCGCAACGCCGAGCGCGACCTCGGCGTCGATCTCGAGGATGCGATCCACAACCGGATGGACGAACCCGAAACCGACGACGCGCCGATACTGCGCGACGACCGCGGCAGCGTCAACGGACTGCTCGATCCGATGCTCGGCCAGCGCTACGTCGTCGAGGAGACGAACGGGTCGAACGAGTCGGTGACCGACGCTGAATCCGCCACACCGGCCGCGATCGGCTCACCGTCATCACTCGAGGCGATTGACTCACCGTCGTCGCTCGAGGCGATCGACTCGCCGTCACCGGCATCTGGGATCGAAAACGACGGCGCGCGGCCCGTCCCGGCGAGCGCGACCTGATTTTAGCGGTAGATGTCGTTATACCGTTCGCGGTACTCTCGGAGCGCGATTCGCGCCTTTCGGCGAGACGTGAAGCCGAATCCGACGGCCGGACACGACTCCTCGGGGCACGCCCACAGGAACGTCTCCGTGCGGGGGTCCTTCGTTACCGTCGCGTCCGCGTCACACCGGGGACACTGCCAGCCCCACCGCAGCTCGTCAACGTAGTCTCGAGACATACAGTCGTAGGATGTGATCGGAGGGGCTCGCGGCGGATAGGGTCCCGACTTCATCCGTCCGTTCTTTATGAGCCTGCCGCTGTCGGTTCCGACTCGAGCGCGCAGTTGACCGCCGACAGCGGACTATCGACTTCGGAGAGTACCAGCCCTCGGGTCACGGAGCAAATCTGGAACCGCTTCGGAACGCTATCGGAACGACTCGAGCATCTCGGCGCCGTGAGCCATCGATTCGCGGGGGTTCTCGGGGTTGTCGTGCTCGTAGATGTACCACTCGACGTCGGCGCGGCGGACCGCCTCGAGGGTGCGCTCGAGGTCGAGGTCGCCCTCGCCGAGTTCGACGCAGGTCATCGTCTCGCCGTCGGCGTCGGCGAAGTGGGCGTGGGAGATCCGGTCGGCGTACCGATCGACGACCGTGACGGGGTCGGCGCCGCCCGCTCGCGCCCAGCCGAGGTCGATCTCGAAGCCGACGTTTTCGGCCCGCCCGAGCAGTTCGTCCAGGCCCGTCTTGGTGCCGAGCGAGACGAACTCCTGATCGTGGTTGTGATACTGCAGGTCGAACCCGTCGGCGGCGAGGTCGTCCGCGACGGCCGCGAGGCGCTCGGCCGCGTCGGCGATCGACGCCTCGGACGCGAACTGCTCGGGCTCGAGCCACGGGACGACGAGCGTCCGGCAGCCGAGACGGTCGTACAGTTCCGTCACCGCCTCGTAGTCGTTCTCGAGGTCGTCGAGTCCGACGTGGGCCGCGGCGACCGCGAGATCGTTCCGCTCGAGGGCGTCGATCACTGCCTCGAGGTCGGTCTCGTCGTCCCGGATGCGGGTGGCGAACTCGACCCCGTCGAAGGACGTCTCGCCGACCAGATCGAGGACCTCCGGCAGCGGTGCGTCGATATCGCGCAGCGAGTACAACTGAACGGCAGTGCGAACCATACCTTGAGAAGAAATACCTTACCAAATAAAATTGATGACACACTCGCGTTCGTGACAGCCGACTGAATTGGTCCCGTGGAGGGACCAGAACGGCCACTTCGGGGCTGCCCGCTTCCGTTCACTTAAAGCGAACAGTGACGCAGGAGAATGGCTATCGGCCGGTCGGACGGAGAGCCGATATGCAACTCGAGAAATCGTCGCAGCGCGGCGAGTGGAGCGGCTCGGTGCCGACCGCTGTGGACGTCCGGGTGCTCGGGCTGGTCGTTGCGACGGCCGGGCTCGCAGCGTCCGTAAACATCCCGTACGGCGGCGTGTCGTTCGCGATCGTCGCCTTCGTCGTTCTCGCAGCCGGCGGCATCGGCGTTCACCTGTTAGGCGAACGGCAACTGCGCCGGATCACCGACGGACTCGTCGAGCGGTGGGTCGAGGCCGGCGGCGAGATCGAGTCGGTGACGCGCTCGTCCGACGGGATGCGGACCGAGTGGACCGTCCACACCGCCCGCGGCGACGTCGTCGTCGGCGGCGTCGCGCTGGCACCGATCACGAAGCTGACGATCGAGTGGCAGGGCATGGACGACACGATGGACGCGTCCGACGCGGAGGAGAACCTGGACCGACTCGCAGACGGCCTCTATACGGAAATCTTCGAGATCGGATCGGCGACGCAGCGGGCGTAACGCCACATTCGCGGTTCAGACCGCTCTTCTCGAGGGATCGATTTGATGGATGCCACTCGACGCCGGAAGTTGGACGCCGGATGTGTCGGACGATATCACACCCCACATTTTTATCGGTGAATCCTGTACTCCGTGCACTGGGAGACGGAGAATGAAGCGATACGAAAATCACTACGAGTGCGAAGAGTGCGAATCCGAGGTGCATCCCGTCTCGTACCGGGCGCGCTGTCCGGACTGCGGCGGACCGCTCCGGGCTAGCCCGAGCTACGACGGGGCAACGGGGAGGTGACTGCGCTCTCCGCGCGGCTCCCGCGCCAGCGTGCAGTCGATTCAGCACCGTTTGCGATCGACAAATAGCGTGCCGCTCGAGCGCACCGCTTCGTACCGCTCGTCGAGCAACGACGCTATCCGCGTCGGAACCGTACCGCCGCCATGCTCGTCCTCGGCGACGCCCACGCCGCCGATCCCGCCCGGCGCGAGACCCTCCTCGCACTCTACCGGACGATCGACCCCGATCGCGTCCTTCAGGTCGGCGACCTCGAGTACTACGACCTGCCGGCGCCGACGTGGTTCATCGCCGGCAACAACGAGGACTTCGACGTTATCGAGTCGATGCGTGCGAACGAGCGCCCGTTCGGCGAGCCCGACGTCCACCTGCTCGCGAGCACGGTCGCGACGGTCGACGGGTTGCGGGTGGCCGGCCTCTCCGGCAACTACGCGCCGACGAAGTACGACCAGCCGCGCTCGGCGCTCACGGGCGATCGCCGTCGCCACTTTACGCACGAGGACGTCGCGCAAGCGCGCGAACTCGAGGATATCGACGTCTTCCTCACCCACGAGGCGCCGACCGGGCTCCTCTCGTACGGGTACGATCCGGGCTGCGAGCGCGTCGACGAACTTCTCGAGGCGATCGATCCGGAGTTGTGTCTGGTCGGTCACCACCACGAACATCACGAAGCCGAGATCGCTGGGACCCGCGTCGTGAGCCTCGCGCCGGCCTGGGAGCGGTACTACACGCTCGATTCGGAGACGCTAGCACTCGAGGCGCACGACCACGATTTGGGCGCGAACGCGAGCGACCCGTAGCGGTTTACGAACCGACGACGGCGGCGAGTTCCCGTTCGACCGCCTCGAGATCGATCGTCCGTGTTCGGGACTCGACGTCGACGTCGTACCGTTCCTTGTACCCCGAGCCGGTGAGGATCGTGACGACCTCGTCGTCCGCGTCGAGTTCGCCCCGCCGAGAGAGTTCGCGGACCCCGGCCAGTGCAACGGCGCTCGAGGGTTCGACGGAGAGTCCAGCCGTCGTCGCCAGCCGATCCATCGCCTCGCGGGTCGCCTCGTCGGAGACGGAGACGACCGCACCGCCCGTTTCGCGGGCGGCAGTTAGCGCGCGGGTGCCGCTGGGCGGATCGGCGTTCGCGATCGAGACGGCGATCGTCTCCCCCGGTTCGATCGCCGAGACGGTCGCTCGATCCTCGCGATAGGCCGTCGCGATGGGATCGCACGGGGCCGCCTGGACCGGGTAGAGCCGCGGCACGTCCTCGGAATCGAGCAGGCCCGCCGTCTCGAGTTCCCGGAGCGCCTTCCAGACGCCGCTGGCCTGGCCGCCGCTGCTGACCGGGAGGACGATCGCGTCCGGCGCGCTCGGTCGGAACTGCTCGAGGATCTCGTACGCGACCGTCTTCTGGCCGGCGACCCGCAGCGGCGTATCCGAGTTGACGAAACGTCCACCGTCGGTCTCGAGCGCGAGCGTCTCGGCGTACAGCCGGCCGTAATCGCCCTCGACGCGGAAGATCCGCGCACCGTGGCGGGCGATCAACTCGAGCCGTTCCGTCGGGGTGTCCGCCGGCACGAAGACCGCCGCCTCGAGGCCGGCAGCGGCGGCGTAGGCGCTCGTGCTCAGCGCCATGTTGCCGTGGGAGACGGTGCCGATCCAGTCGTGACCGTCCCGACGGCCGTACGCGACGCCGACCGCGGTGCCGCGATCCTTGAAGCTCCCCGTCGGATTCTGCCCTTCCGGCTTCAGGTGGAGGGAACAGCCGGCGTACTCGTCCAGATCCGCGGCGCGGACGAGCGGCGTCGCGCCGGGAACGGGACCCATCGGCTCCGTGGCGGTGGCGGAGACGGGGAGCACGTCAGCATAACGCCACATTCCGGCGGTCCAGTCGTCGTCCGGCCACTCGAAGGTCGCCGCGTCGGCGTCGGTGTCGAACCAGAGCGGTTCGCCGCAGGAACAGCGCTGGCGCTCCTCGAGGCGGTACGTCTTCCCGCAGTCGTAGCAGCGGACCCGTCGATCCATTACGGTGAGCGTCGCTGCGGGAGCCTAAAACAGTGTTCGGTCGTCGGCGAGCGGTCGTTCGGTCCTACGGGCGTCCGGACCGGCGGTTCGCTCGGTCCGCGGACCCGGACGTTAGCGCACGACCGGCGCCTCGACCGACCTGATCCCCTCGACGTCCGCGCGAACCCGGTCGCCCGGTTCGATCGGCGCCGCGCCGGGCGTCCCGGTACTGAACAGATCGCCCGGCTCGAGGGTCATCACGTCCGAGTGGAACGCGACGAGCTCGCGGGGCGGGAACAGCATGTTCCGGATCTCGTTTTCGGCGGCCACCTCGCCGTCGACGATCGTCCGAACGGTCAGATCCTCGAGCGCGAGTCCGTCGCCGGGCTCGGGAACGGCGATCGTCGGCCCGACGACGAGGAACGAGTCGAAGCTCTTGGCTCGCGTCAGGAATCGCGGGTTCCGCTGCAGCACGTCCTCCGCGGTCATGTCGATGACGGGGAGGTAGCCGGCGATCACGTC
This portion of the Halopiger aswanensis genome encodes:
- a CDS encoding sugar phosphate isomerase/epimerase family protein, whose amino-acid sequence is MVRTAVQLYSLRDIDAPLPEVLDLVGETSFDGVEFATRIRDDETDLEAVIDALERNDLAVAAAHVGLDDLENDYEAVTELYDRLGCRTLVVPWLEPEQFASEASIADAAERLAAVADDLAADGFDLQYHNHDQEFVSLGTKTGLDELLGRAENVGFEIDLGWARAGGADPVTVVDRYADRISHAHFADADGETMTCVELGEGDLDLERTLEAVRRADVEWYIYEHDNPENPRESMAHGAEMLESFR
- a CDS encoding metallophosphoesterase family protein — protein: MLVLGDAHAADPARRETLLALYRTIDPDRVLQVGDLEYYDLPAPTWFIAGNNEDFDVIESMRANERPFGEPDVHLLASTVATVDGLRVAGLSGNYAPTKYDQPRSALTGDRRRHFTHEDVAQARELEDIDVFLTHEAPTGLLSYGYDPGCERVDELLEAIDPELCLVGHHHEHHEAEIAGTRVVSLAPAWERYYTLDSETLALEAHDHDLGANASDP
- a CDS encoding spermidine synthase is translated as MDVDGRTIASYRPTKPGLAVFVSGVTSMGIEILALPIVAPQYGSHIYTVGGILTVCLAALSLGYWQGGKRAASATTREMTWIMLATAVYMGVVIYANELLVVQTSTLALPARYAALPSVVVLFGPPTYLLGFISPYAAELSAKESTGEASGHVYALGTIGSIVGSGATTFLLIPLLSIGQIALLFGFMLVATALAIEAPSLPRKPTAASVVVAALLVVAAGGGPVALDYRGDVVYETTTSYQQQLEVVDDGDVRTMYLDDARHSAMDLEDPDRHVFTYTKYFHLPMLMADDPDEIDRVLFIGGGGYTGPQDFEERYDVTVDVVEIDPTVTDAAKEYFGLEESENLTVHTGDGRQYLERTDETYDLIVLDAYQKDQVPFHLTTEEFMTLASERLTDDGMLYANVISAPSGSAGAFYRAQYRTMERVFPEVYSFRTSERESIQNIEVVATKNATELSTGELQQRNAERDLGVDLEDAIHNRMDEPETDDAPILRDDRGSVNGLLDPMLGQRYVVEETNGSNESVTDAESATPAAIGSPSSLEAIDSPSSLEAIDSPSPASGIENDGARPVPASAT
- the thrC gene encoding threonine synthase, translating into MDRRVRCYDCGKTYRLEERQRCSCGEPLWFDTDADAATFEWPDDDWTAGMWRYADVLPVSATATEPMGPVPGATPLVRAADLDEYAGCSLHLKPEGQNPTGSFKDRGTAVGVAYGRRDGHDWIGTVSHGNMALSTSAYAAAAGLEAAVFVPADTPTERLELIARHGARIFRVEGDYGRLYAETLALETDGGRFVNSDTPLRVAGQKTVAYEILEQFRPSAPDAIVLPVSSGGQASGVWKALRELETAGLLDSEDVPRLYPVQAAPCDPIATAYREDRATVSAIEPGETIAVSIANADPPSGTRALTAARETGGAVVSVSDEATREAMDRLATTAGLSVEPSSAVALAGVRELSRRGELDADDEVVTILTGSGYKERYDVDVESRTRTIDLEAVERELAAVVGS